CTTGCCTTTAAACCTTTTAATTCTCGCTGAGTGGGAAATAACTTAATGGACTTGGTATAACTAGATTTTCCATAGGGTTCTTGATTGGAAGGTCCCTTTGATACCTTCCTTTATTATCGGATTTATACTTGCATCATGCCTAACAGTAATACTTACCCTCTAAAATACCACCATGCTCATTGAACCATCCTTATTAGTAGTAGCTTTAATTGCAGTTATAGCAGGCTCTGCTCTTCAAAGTATGTCAGGCTTTGGATTAGCGGTTATCGCCTCACCTATTTTAGTCATCATTAATCCTGAATTCTTACCTGCGCCTATACTGGCATTAGGTTGTATTTTATCACTGTTAAATTGCATTCGTTATCGGCAGCAATTACATTTTAGCAATATAAAACTAGCGCTTTTGGCGCGAATTCCTGGTTCAGTACTGGGAATTGTATTGTTAGCTTTATTACCGTCAATATTTTTTTCCGTCGGTTTCTCCTTCCTTATAATACTCTCAGTGTTCCTGACTTATCGGCGTGTAGATATCCACCATTGTCCGAGAAACTTAGTATTAGCGGGATTTTTTTCAGGACTCATGGGCACCACAACGTCAGTCGGTGGCCCCCCTATTGCGTTGGTTTACCAAAATAGTAATCTCAATACGTTAAGAGCAGAACTTGGGCTTTTTTTTCTTATTGGAACACTGGTATCTCTGGCTATGTTACTGGTATCAGGCAATATAAATTATGCTCAACTGCAACTGACCTTGCCTTTGATCCCTGCGTTATTTGTCGGGTTTGCTTCTTCATTTTATTTGGATAAGTACTTAGGGCAGCGTTATTTAAAACCATTAATTGCTACGCTTTCGCTGACGTCCTGTGGCATTATTTTGCTAAAAGCCTTCCTTTATTGAAGCATTTACTAAAGGTTTTAATAAATGAAACACTAAAGAGTATTGTTATGAAATAAATGACTAAAAGATGCATCAATTAACATCAAGGCTACTATGTTTGAGCTCTCCCCCTGAATATCATTTTCCTAAATAAAGTGCTCCAAATTAACATGTTCCTCATTATGTTAGTGCGACAAATATTAAGGTGTGGTCATTGAGGCATTGAGTACTTTTGCACTTAGCTTCCCATCGTTTGCTCACTGTTATTTACCATCAATCCCACTAATAACACCACTAACACCATCCAAACTTGTGCCACTGGCAATATAAAATTGAATGGGTTGTATCCACTAAAGTGAGAAATTTAGCAACAATATAATAGTTGAGGAACACAGAGTGTTAATCGGTTAAAAACAAGCAGCACCAAATAGAAGGGAACAGAACAGAACAGAACAGAGGTATAACAAGTTCGACGCTCTGAAGACGTCCTTCCAAAGTATTACGATTTTTAATAATAAAAAACCGGCAAAGTGCCGGCTTTTTATTTTAATCTAAGTGCGATTCAAAATATTAATCACACTTTTTAAAGATACTTATTGTGGTACTGCCGCATAAGCAACAACTTCACACAACATTTCTTCACGTGCCAAACCGGCAACAATCATTGCGGCTCGGTTAGGATATGGTGCTTGAAAGTACTCAGCATACACTTTGTTAAACACCGGTAATTGGTCGCGCGCAGTGACATAAATAAGTACTTGCGTCACATCGTCCATAGTCAAATTGGCAGCTTCAATAGTGTGCTTAAAGTTTTCCATTGTTTGACGTGCTTGCGCTTCAATACCACCTTCAACTACCTGCCCTTCTGCATTAATTGGGATCTGAGCTGTTGATAAAGTGTTATTAGCAATAATTGCCCATTCTAACGGTGCTTTCGAAGCAAATAGTTCTGTTTTTACTGGTGTTTTCATAATTTTACTCTGTAATTAAATTTAATCGATAACGTAACGCTTTAACAATAAATAGCTTATTAGCGTAGGAAGCGTTTGTCTTCATAATGCGGGGATTAACCATCATGATAAGCCCCCTTAAATTAAGGTACCTACCATGATTAATTAATTTGACTTATAACCCTTGCTCGTCAGCCATCTTGCGAGCAATTTGCGGTGCATTCCATAAGGACGGTAATAAGACCAGGGATACAGGTACTGCCGTTACTACAATAAAGGATTGCAATGCCGATATACCACCTGAGCCAATAGAGATAAGCAAAGCTGCCATAACCCCCATCATAACGCCCCAGAACACACGTAAAGAACTCTGTGGTGAATCAGTACCAGTCATTACCATAGATACTGAGAATGTCATTGAATCGCCCGTAGTCGCTACAAAGATAGTCGTTAATATCAAGAACAAGAATGATATTATCCAACCAAATGGCAACTGCTCTGTAATAGCCAGTAATGCTGCTGGTAAATTAAAACCAGTGAAAGGTTCTGAAATAACACCTGGTGTCGCTAACTCAAACGCTAAACCACTGCCACCTACAATAGTGAACCAAAAACAGGTGATAACCGGCGCAACCACTGAAATAGTTAAGATCATCTGACGGATAGTACGACCGCGAGAGATACGCGCAACAAACATCGCCATTAACGGACCGTAACCTAAGAACCATCCCCAAAAGAACACAGTCCACCAGTCAAGCCATGCAGTATTTGCACGATAAGTCGCCATTGGAATAAAGTTATTTAGGTAAAGACCAAAAGAGTGCAAGTAACTGTCAAAGATAAAAGCAGTAGGGCCAAATATTAAAATAAATGCCATTAAGAAAATTGCTAAAATAATATTGATACTACTTAAAAGTTGGATGCCTTTAGTAACACCACTCACAGCAGAAATAGTATAGATACAAATAAGACCAACTAATATGGATACTTGTGTTACGTAGGTATCAGGAATACCAAACAGTTTTTCTAAGCCAAAGCTTACCTGTAAACCAAGGAAACCAATAGGTCCAACCGTACCTGCCACTACAGCGAGTACACAACAAGAGTCAACCAGAGTACCAAAAGCACCTTTCATTACCTTGTCACCAAAAACAGGATAAAGTAAAGTACGCGGTTTTAACGGTAAGCCCTTTTCATAATGCAAATACATAAGCACTACGCCAGTCAAACTACCTAGAATGGCCCAAGCTAAAAAGCCCCAATGCATAAAGCTTTGTGCTAACGCATTATAAGCCGCTTCAGTTGTTCCTGTTTCCCCACCAAAATAAGGAGATGGGGAAGTAAAATGCGCCATTGGCTCAGCAGCAGCCCAAAAGACACCGCCACCCGCAAGTAGCGTACACATGATGATAGAAATCCATTTAAAGGTCGACATCTCAGGCGACTTTAGTCCCCCTAACACAACGCCACCAGTTCGACTTACCGCCATAAAGATCCCAATAACAAAAGTCAGGAGCAGGAGTACTTGCCAGTAAGCGCCAAAGATTTTAGTTGATGCTGCAAAGGTTGAATTAACCCAGTTAGACACCATTTTGATATCGTACAATGCGAGGATACAAAATAGCACAAGCGCGCCACCACTGATCAAAAATACGGGTATATCTACCCCTTCTAGGAATTTGATTTTAGGCATTTTAACCTCGCTCTCTTCCGCAATAGCTTTAGAAGTATTCATTATTATAGTCTCCTGATAGATCTCTTATCGTTATAATTTATATGTCACTATCCCTATATTGATTTCATACCAAACAAACTAACTTTTTTGATCAACTTTACATGATCAATCATTCAATCTATTTGGTATTGCTCAATACAAACTAGCGCTTTAACACTTGTGGTTTTAAACCCTCATCGAGTAAGTTCAACCAGTTCATGCCCATGACTTTGGCGATATCTTCCGTCCTAAAGCCTCGGTTTTGTAAACCTTTTGTAATATTTGGAAAGTCACGGCTATCACGAAACCAGGATAACGGACGAGGCCAATCAGCATTTGCTTTTGAGCCTTCTCCATAATCCATTTCCTTTGACCAACGTCCATTACGCATCCATTCAAGTACAGATAAGGGTTGTTCTTGACACAAATCTGTACCGATTCCAATATGATCAATGCCCATTAAATCTGCGGTATTAGCCACCATGTCGCAAAAATCATCCAAGCTACAATCAGGGCCATTTTTAAGATGAAACGGGTAAAGGCTAAAACCTAATAACCCACCTGATTCTCCCAATGCTTTTAGCACTGTGTCCGACTTATTGCGCTTGGCTTCATGAAAACTGTTCGGGTTGGCATGTGAGATCACAATAGGACGCTCTGATATATCTATCGCCTCTAAAGTACTGCGCTCTGCACTGTGGCTCATATCTACCACCATACCAACACGGTTCATTTCCTTGATTACTTGTTTACCAAAGCGAGTAACGCCACTATCTTCTGCTTCATAACAACCACAAGCCAATAAGCTTTGATTGTTATAAGTAAGCTGCATAATCATCAAGTTGAGTTCACGCATGATCTCAACCATGCCAATATCATCTTCAATGGGTGAACAGTTCTGCGCACCAAACATGATGCCGACCTTACCTAATTGTTTGGCAAGACGAATATCCGCCGCGCTTTTCACCGGCATGATCAAATCATGATGGATCTCAAACTGGCGATTCCATTCACCTATTCGCAATAATGTTTCTCTAATTTGTTCGTGGTAAACAACGGTGACATGCACCATAGTTACACCACCTTCTTTAAGCTGCTGAAAAATAGCCCGGTTCCAATTTGAGTACTGCAGGCCGTCAATGACAATAAGATCGTTATGCATAATGACTACTCGATTTATGAACGGATATAAGTGGTTTTTACGATAGTGTAAAATTCTTTTGCGTAGCTACCCATTTCACGTGAGCCAAAACTAGAATCTTTACGGCCACCAAAAGGTACGTGATAATCAGTACCTGCTGTTGGCAAGTTAACCATTGCACAACCTGTTTGAGCATTGCGTTTGAAGTGCGTTGCATATTTAAGAGATTGCGTACAAATACCGCCAACCAAACCATAATTGGTGTCGTTCAGTGTGGCTAACGCTTCGTCGTAATCTTTCACTTTAATCACACAAGCGATAGGCGCAAAAGCTTCGTCACGGTTAATCGTCATGGCATTGGTAGTTTCAGTGAATAAAGCTGGCGTTAAGTAATAACCCTCAGTTTCTTCAGTGATAACATCACCGCCACTGACTAACTTGCCACCTTCTTTTTTGGCTATTTCAAGGTAGTTAAGGTTTTGCTTCATTTGACGAGCATCTGCTACCGCGCCAATATGAACGCCTTCACGTAATGGATGACCGACAACAAGTTGCTTCATTCTTGCAACAACCGCGTCAACAAAACGATCATGAATACCTTCAGTCACGATTAAACGTGATGAAGCAGTACATTTTTGACCTGTACCAAAGAAAGCACCGCCAACAGCACACTCAACAGCGTTATCCAAATCAGCGTCATCTAGTACGATTAGTGCATTTTTGCTGCCCATTTCTAATTGGCATTTTACTAAGTTTGTTGCCGTTGCTATTGCAACTTTACGACCTGTTTCTAAAGAGCCAGTAAAAGTTAGTGCGTTAATCTTTTTAGAGTTAATTAACAAATCACCTACTTCTGCACCAGGGCCCATTACCAGGTTAAACGTACCTGCAGGCAAACCTTGACGTGAGATGATTTCAGTTAATGCCCAAGCACTCGCTGGCACTTGATTCGCTGGTTTTAAAACAACCGAATTACCAAACGCCAATGCTGGTGCTATTTTCCAAGCAGCGGTTGCTACAGGGAAATTCCACGGTGTAATAATACCGACAACGCCAACTGGCTCTCTGCGGGTTTCAATCTCAATACCTGGGCGAACTGAATCAGCTGTTTCACCCATTTGACGCAATACTTCAGCGGCATAATAATGAAAAAACTGACCAGAACGATAAATCTCGCCAGCGCCTTCAGGTAACGTTTTACCTTCTTCTCGGGCTAACAACTTACCTAATTCATCTTTACGTGCAATCAGCTCATCACCGATGGCCATCAATACTGAATAGCGTTGTTCTAAGCCACTTTCTTGCCATTCAAGTTGGCCTTTTATTGCTGCATCTAAAGCAGCTTCGGCTTGTTCTTGGTTAGCTTGTGCATAGTGACCAATAACATCACTGATGTCCGCTGGACTGATGTTAGCAAGTGAGCTTTCGCCTTCTACCCATGTGCCATTGATGTAATTGCAAAAAATTGATTCAGACATAAATACCTCCATAAAATAATTGAATTTATTATAGGCAGTATGTTTTAATAATAAAAATTAATAAAAAATATCTATTGATAAGGATTCCTTATGGCACTACCTGAATTTAAAATAGCCCAGTTACGTCACTTCGTCTGGGTAGCAGAATTAAAGGGGTTTCATACGGCAGCAGAAAAAGCTTGTCGAACTCAACCGGCAATATCTTTATCAATTCGAGATCTAGAAAATAAACTCAGTACGATATTATTTGAAAAGCGCAATGCGAAAACCTCAAATACTGAACTAACGCCTTTTGGTCAATATTTTCTACCTAAAGCGAAAGAGCTTATTGCCCACCATGACAACGTTGCTCAGGATATGGCCTTGATGAGTGAACATAAAACAGGTCATTTACGCCTCGCCTCAGTACCTTCTATTGCGTGTAGGATGTTGCCCGAATTATTGTCAAAATTTATCGCTGATGTGCCAGAGCTTCATATCAGTTTTTATGATGATAACTCCGAGGCGGTCTTAAGAAAGGTTGAAAAACAACAAGTAGATATTGGTATCGCTAGTTTGCCTCATGGACATGAACATGCCGATATTACTTTTACGCCTATTTGGGAAGATCAGCTTGGTGTGGTTTGTCGTGAAGATCACCCTTTTGCGGAAATGACTGAACTGCATTGGAAAGAATTACGTAAACAACGACTGATCAGAAATGGGACTTCTCGCTTGCTCGAAGATACTGAAGCAGAGCCGTTATTGAGCGACTCGCAATTTCTTATTTCTAATATGTTGTCATTAATCGCTATGCTTGAAGAAGGTCTTGGCATCACCACGTTACCCTGGTTTGCTTTTCCTAAAAATAATAGCAAACTTCGTTTTATCCCACTGACAACGCCTAAAATTGTCCGTCATATCGGCATAGTTCAACTCAAAAACAAATCGTTATCCCCAGCAGCAGAAGCCTTAGCAAACTTCATTTTAAAAAATACTAACCAAAAAAAGACTAGTGACCTTAACCCTGAATAAGTGCTGGAAACGATCACTCTGACAGCGACTTACTACAAGGAAAAATTTCACAATAACGCCTGCTGAAACAATCATACCCGTTACTATCAAAAGCAAGGATAGCTTTTGACCTTACTGACTCTCATCGGTATGTTAGATAGTCTCAACTTGGGATAAGTCACCTTACTCAACAATCAGTTAACTCTTAGTTAAAACAGATAGCAATTCACTAAACTTTACATTTACAAACGTGCAACTCTCAAAATTACTGCTACATTATAGTTTTAGCAGTACTTCTGTTAAGAGTAATAGTATTATTTAAAGGACTATCAAATGACTATTAAAGTTAGACTAACTGCCATATTAATTGTAATGATTATTTTACTCGCTACCGCAATAACCTCACAAAAAATAGCCACCAACAAAAACAAACATCAAACCCTAAGTAGTGATACGCGTTATCTTTCTTACTTGATCGCCGATGAATTTAGACAAAGCTCAATAGACTTAACCCGTCTTTGCCGATTATTTGTTGCTACTGGAGAACAAAAATATTGGGATGCTTATTGGCTCATTGTTAATTGGCGTAATGGCGAGGTTGAGCGTCCTAATAATGTTGATAATAATTTATATCCAGATCAGCGCATTAAGCAAAGTAAGATCATGAAAGAGTTAAATTTCTCAGCGAACGAGTTCACTTTATTAGAAAAAGCCAACAGTTACTCTAACACCTTGATTGCTACAGAAGAGCAAGCAATGCAAACTATTAAAAACGGAGAAGTAGCGCAAGGTCCATTCCAAAAATCCCCTAATGAAAGCATCAATGACTTTGCTTTACGTTTAGTCTTCAGTGATGCGTATCAGCAAGATGTTAAGAAAATAATGACGCCTGTAAACGCGTTTTTTAATGCGTTAGATAAACGCACCGCAGATGATTTACTTCGTTCACAACAAGATGCAAACTTTTGGTTAAGCAATAGTTTAATCGTGCAAGTAATCGTCGCCATAATATTACTTTCTCTAATGTTTTTTATGAAAGTCACCCTATTTAAACCCTTAGAACATGTCATTAATGCCATGAATAATATTGGTGGCGGCGATGGTGATTTAAGTCAACGTTTACATGAACACGGCAAGGATGAATTATCTTCTTTAGGTAAAGGTTTTAATCTATTTGCCAGCTATATTCAAACAGTCGTGATTGAACTACGTAGCGCAATTGGTGAAATTTCTAGCTCTTCAGCACAATTAAATACCACGGCAAATTTAACCGAGCAATCAGTTATCGAACAGAAAGTTGGCATTGAACAGGTACTTATTGCTATAGAGCAAATGATTCCCGCAGTGCAGGAAGTTGCCGTTAATGCATCGCAAGGACTTGAACAAGCAAAGCTTTCTGACGAAGCAGCAAAAGAAGGTTTACAAGTGGTGGACCAAGCAAATAATAATATCAACTTATTAGAAGTAGATATTGATAATGCTTCTGGAGTAATCAATAAACTTGCACAAGATACTAACAATATCGGCTCGGTATTAGATGTTATCCGTGGCATTGCCGACCAAACCAATTTATTGGCCTTAAATGCTGCAATTGAAGCAGCGCGGGCCGGAGAACAAGGACGAGGTTTTGCTGTGGTAGCTGATGAGGTTCGGACTTTAGCTCAGCGTACACAAGACTCAACGTCTGAAATTCAACAAATGATTGAGAAACTACAAGTTGGTGCTAAGGATGCTGTTAAGGTGATGGTACAAAGTAAAAACCGTACGACTGATTGTGTAGAAAATACCGGTCAAGCAGGTCATTCCCTATCTAAAATCACCTCATCTGTAGGAGAAATTACCGATATTAATAGCCAAATAGCCGCAGCGACTGAAGAGTTAAATGCCAGCATAGAGGAAATACGTCGTACTGTGGATAACATCAATCAACATGTAGAACGCACAGCTAAAGGCTCTCAAGAAACAGCCAATAAAAGTGACTATACCACTCAACTTACCAGTCAAATGCAGCTATTAATTGAGCGTTTTAAAACAGAATAATACCTAAGGGCTGTTGATTTTTTAATTGACAGCCAACTCATTGAACATATCAAGTCTATAAAACTATTTGCCACTCAGCGACAGTTAACAGGTTTACTGCAAGCATTAGTGAGGATAACTTATCCTGCATGTCTAATAGCCTACCTTCCTGTAGCACCTATGCAGAGACCAATAACGCTGCTTAGTTAAGGCTTTAACTTCCTATTAGGTAGTGGCCCTTTCGAAAACTTGTCAAAAGTTGATTAACTGCACAATACTCACTTGACTTATAATGACTAAATCAATTGTAACCACGCACATAACTTTCCGTACTAACATCATTACAAAATGTTTGCTCATGCTTACTTACATGCTGTTGTGTATTGGTATTAGCCGGGTGTTTATTCTCGCTAACAGCCACTTCTTTATGCTCTAAACCTGTAGCGTTTAAATAATTACTTTCGTCATGGGTTAGTGAATTCATTGTGCACCTCAATCAATTTATGCGGTTAAATATTTACCGCTGTTGGATATGCAATGATTATAGTAAGCCTTTTTCGATAATAAAAATTAATAAATAATATACAATGATAAAAAAAACTTATTACCTCTATTTAAAGTTAAAAAGCTTCATTGAAGTTTTAGCCCACCAATTCACCAACTACTCCTGCTATTGCCTTTTCATTAAACTTAACATTCTTCAAACAAACAATATGACTACCTTTAAGTAAAATAAAATAATAACTATACTATTCAATTAACTAGACAAGGTATATAAGTTTTTCTTATCAGACGATAGACCTTATTGCCTTGTATAAAGTGACTTAATGGGCGAAAAATAACATCACATTCAGTGAGGTCATTTTTTAGACTTCATTAATATCCGCGTTGATTTATTAAAGCTTCAACGAGTTAATGCTTGAATTTGCTTCTATACCAGAACAAGAACAACAAGAAAATCGAAGTCAATTCAGATAACATATTTTGTATAGCAAATGAGGATCAGTAAATGACAACTAATGCAGCTATCCACTCATCGCTTTGGGGTGAAAATTCTTTACCTCTTCGCCCTGCAAGTCAGGTGATGAAATTGGAACGCCTTGGCGCTTACCATCAAAGTCGCCTAAGTTTTATGCGTACTTTGGTACGTCGAATATTTCGTGAACGCTGGAAGATTGAACCTTCCGTTTTTAATCTCGATGATGATGGCTACGGCACGGTTGTCTATGAAGTCCAAGCCCCACATGGTTTGTTCAGCTTTGTTTTATTTTCTGATTACCTTTCACCAGATGAACGTAATGACCGTGTTATTGCCACCAAATGGGACCTTACTATGGCCCTGGTTGAAGGTAAGGTTGACCAAGCTTATATTGAACAATTACGTGAAAACGTCCCTAAACAAGAAGCCGGACGCGTAGATGCCCGTGTTTTTGTTTTATCTCGAGCCAACCGCAGTGCACGTAACTTTGATTATGTGGTCAATCAACTTGCTGCAGGTGAACAACCTGATGTGGCTAAGATTGTTGAAGTAGGTTATTTGTATCGCACCACAGCAGTTTATGGCAGTGGTAAACTCGGTATGGCTGATTGGGAAAAAGTCAGAGAAAAACATAAAGATTTTGCCCGACCATTTGCTGGTGAAATGTTTGTTTGTCTGATGCTACGGAACTTTAGTTTATTACAAGTCGAACATATTGCTCGTCATAAAAAACCCGACACATTCAATCCAATGAAGCCTGAGATAAAACGCTACTTTGGCATCGGTAATTCAACGGGCCTTGGCATGGCGCCCTATTTGGTCAATCATCCGCTTCTTATCAACCAATGGATAGAAATGCGTGAACTGGCTCTAGCACGCGTTCGTGCACTAGGCAGCGTTAATGATCAAGTACGTGAAACCATTAGTCAACTAATTGACCGCAGTGCACAACACACCCTTGAAACACAGACCGAAGATGAATGGCAAACCAATAATAATAAAGCGGTTATTGAAGATATGGCCTGCCTGAAAAGTCGTATTGAAGGTGGCTTTGACTCATGGAACGAGCTAGTTGAGTACAGTGAACAACATTGCTCGTTGCAGGGCCAAGAAATGTTGGTGTCTTGCATGTTAGAAATATACCCCGAACTTGTCGACGAATTAGAGGATTTTCACAGTGCAGAGGAGTTTTTAGACCTTGACCCACTCATGCCTGCTGGACAACTTAGAGATATCATCGAAAAACGTTATGACTGGGCATTAGCAATAGATTTTGACGCAGAAGGCGCTCGAGAAACTTACTGGTACCGTTCAGAAGAAAAAATGGAACCTCGTCTAGGCAGTGTTGCTGATATTGAAGGTAAGAAGAAGCAAATGGCACTGGGTGTCGGTTATGCCGTACGTAAATGTTATAACCAATTAATTGATTATATCGCGCAAAACCCCGATGACACCACGGCTCGATTTATGGTTTCACATCCAAAATTACGTGGGATTGTACGACGCATTCAGGGCATGAACCGCTGTGTTTATGGTGATATCCAAGCAAATCTATTAGATCGCGAAGTATTACCGATGCACTTATTGCGCGCCAAGTTAGCTTTTTTTGGTGTAAGTAAGTTTGATCCTCGTTCTCGTTTATGGGTACGTAATACCATGTTCCAGGGCGCGCCACTATTAGAAGAAATTGGCCAATCATTTAATGACGACTGGTTTATGCCACTAGCACCAAAGCAATAGGAGAGTTCCGTGAATATTTCAATGAATGAATTAAAAGCAGCTCTACGCAGATGCTTTGAAGCAAGTGATTACTTTGTCGGTAATTATGAAGATGCAGCCAACATGGTGCTTTGGTTAGAAAAGCATGGCTTAAATGGCTTGAGTGAGTTCAAATTAGCCTTGCCTTATATTGGTGAAGATAAAAACAAACCATTAAGTAATGTAATTTATGAAGATAGCACTTCAGCAATTATTGATGCTCACCATCGTAGCGCCCTTAATTGCATTGCTGCAGCGGTAGACCTAGCACACGCTAAAGCATTAGAAAGTGGTATAGCCACAGTCACAGTGCATAATTGCCACAACAGAATTTTTATTCTAAAAGCACTGACAGATCGTGGTCGTAGCGGTATTAGTGCCGCAGCTTATTGGCAAAACGGTAGTGATACCGTGACCGAACATACTGCTGCCATCCGCTCAGGTCAACGCTACCCAAGTTACAGTGAGGGGGTTACCAATCTAACAAGCAGTGAAAATGACAAACAAGCGCTTACTATTATTTGTAGCTCACGAGTAGACTTAACGTCTTCTTTGCAAAATAGTAAAAGTCATTTTATTAGCCCTAAACAAGTTGAAAGTAATAAAGAGCATACTGTTGAACATGGTATTGAAATTGATGCTGGTGTTTGGGAAGAAATTAATAAAATAGGCTTGGGCGTATTAGTTGAAAATACCGAGCGTTCACGAAAAGATGCCGGTGGTAATTAATACCAATCGGACTAATTTATTGATCACTTAGCGAGAATTAAAAGGCTTAGAGGCAAGGCATTGATTGAAGAGAATAGTTATTCTATTGTCAAAATCAATAACGCCACTTATAAGCCTTTCAAACTCGCCCTTCGGGAGCTCATTAGCAAACTGATAACATCACAAAATGAATGAAATATAGACTAACTATGTTTAACTCATTTTGCTTGTTTTAAGCTCGCTAATGTAGCTCTAAGGTGACCAATAAATTAATCGTTTGGTATAAAAGGCCTTTAACTACTGTCGACAGATACAAGGTATTTGTCGACATAAAAACCTCCTTTTAAGGTGCCAATATTTTGCATAATCTAGCAATAGCCCCCCTCAGCGG
The DNA window shown above is from Colwellia psychrerythraea 34H and carries:
- a CDS encoding BCCT family transporter — translated: MNTSKAIAEESEVKMPKIKFLEGVDIPVFLISGGALVLFCILALYDIKMVSNWVNSTFAASTKIFGAYWQVLLLLTFVIGIFMAVSRTGGVVLGGLKSPEMSTFKWISIIMCTLLAGGGVFWAAAEPMAHFTSPSPYFGGETGTTEAAYNALAQSFMHWGFLAWAILGSLTGVVLMYLHYEKGLPLKPRTLLYPVFGDKVMKGAFGTLVDSCCVLAVVAGTVGPIGFLGLQVSFGLEKLFGIPDTYVTQVSILVGLICIYTISAVSGVTKGIQLLSSINIILAIFLMAFILIFGPTAFIFDSYLHSFGLYLNNFIPMATYRANTAWLDWWTVFFWGWFLGYGPLMAMFVARISRGRTIRQMILTISVVAPVITCFWFTIVGGSGLAFELATPGVISEPFTGFNLPAALLAITEQLPFGWIISFLFLILTTIFVATTGDSMTFSVSMVMTGTDSPQSSLRVFWGVMMGVMAALLISIGSGGISALQSFIVVTAVPVSLVLLPSLWNAPQIARKMADEQGL
- a CDS encoding methyl-accepting chemotaxis protein gives rise to the protein MTIKVRLTAILIVMIILLATAITSQKIATNKNKHQTLSSDTRYLSYLIADEFRQSSIDLTRLCRLFVATGEQKYWDAYWLIVNWRNGEVERPNNVDNNLYPDQRIKQSKIMKELNFSANEFTLLEKANSYSNTLIATEEQAMQTIKNGEVAQGPFQKSPNESINDFALRLVFSDAYQQDVKKIMTPVNAFFNALDKRTADDLLRSQQDANFWLSNSLIVQVIVAIILLSLMFFMKVTLFKPLEHVINAMNNIGGGDGDLSQRLHEHGKDELSSLGKGFNLFASYIQTVVIELRSAIGEISSSSAQLNTTANLTEQSVIEQKVGIEQVLIAIEQMIPAVQEVAVNASQGLEQAKLSDEAAKEGLQVVDQANNNINLLEVDIDNASGVINKLAQDTNNIGSVLDVIRGIADQTNLLALNAAIEAARAGEQGRGFAVVADEVRTLAQRTQDSTSEIQQMIEKLQVGAKDAVKVMVQSKNRTTDCVENTGQAGHSLSKITSSVGEITDINSQIAAATEELNASIEEIRRTVDNINQHVERTAKGSQETANKSDYTTQLTSQMQLLIERFKTE
- a CDS encoding LysR family transcriptional regulator — its product is MALPEFKIAQLRHFVWVAELKGFHTAAEKACRTQPAISLSIRDLENKLSTILFEKRNAKTSNTELTPFGQYFLPKAKELIAHHDNVAQDMALMSEHKTGHLRLASVPSIACRMLPELLSKFIADVPELHISFYDDNSEAVLRKVEKQQVDIGIASLPHGHEHADITFTPIWEDQLGVVCREDHPFAEMTELHWKELRKQRLIRNGTSRLLEDTEAEPLLSDSQFLISNMLSLIAMLEEGLGITTLPWFAFPKNNSKLRFIPLTTPKIVRHIGIVQLKNKSLSPAAEALANFILKNTNQKKTSDLNPE
- a CDS encoding aldehyde dehydrogenase family protein translates to MSESIFCNYINGTWVEGESSLANISPADISDVIGHYAQANQEQAEAALDAAIKGQLEWQESGLEQRYSVLMAIGDELIARKDELGKLLAREEGKTLPEGAGEIYRSGQFFHYYAAEVLRQMGETADSVRPGIEIETRREPVGVVGIITPWNFPVATAAWKIAPALAFGNSVVLKPANQVPASAWALTEIISRQGLPAGTFNLVMGPGAEVGDLLINSKKINALTFTGSLETGRKVAIATATNLVKCQLEMGSKNALIVLDDADLDNAVECAVGGAFFGTGQKCTASSRLIVTEGIHDRFVDAVVARMKQLVVGHPLREGVHIGAVADARQMKQNLNYLEIAKKEGGKLVSGGDVITEETEGYYLTPALFTETTNAMTINRDEAFAPIACVIKVKDYDEALATLNDTNYGLVGGICTQSLKYATHFKRNAQTGCAMVNLPTAGTDYHVPFGGRKDSSFGSREMGSYAKEFYTIVKTTYIRS
- a CDS encoding RidA family protein, with translation MKTPVKTELFASKAPLEWAIIANNTLSTAQIPINAEGQVVEGGIEAQARQTMENFKHTIEAANLTMDDVTQVLIYVTARDQLPVFNKVYAEYFQAPYPNRAAMIVAGLAREEMLCEVVAYAAVPQ
- a CDS encoding dipeptidase, yielding MHNDLIVIDGLQYSNWNRAIFQQLKEGGVTMVHVTVVYHEQIRETLLRIGEWNRQFEIHHDLIMPVKSAADIRLAKQLGKVGIMFGAQNCSPIEDDIGMVEIMRELNLMIMQLTYNNQSLLACGCYEAEDSGVTRFGKQVIKEMNRVGMVVDMSHSAERSTLEAIDISERPIVISHANPNSFHEAKRNKSDTVLKALGESGGLLGFSLYPFHLKNGPDCSLDDFCDMVANTADLMGIDHIGIGTDLCQEQPLSVLEWMRNGRWSKEMDYGEGSKANADWPRPLSWFRDSRDFPNITKGLQNRGFRTEDIAKVMGMNWLNLLDEGLKPQVLKR
- a CDS encoding sulfite exporter TauE/SafE family protein codes for the protein MLIEPSLLVVALIAVIAGSALQSMSGFGLAVIASPILVIINPEFLPAPILALGCILSLLNCIRYRQQLHFSNIKLALLARIPGSVLGIVLLALLPSIFFSVGFSFLIILSVFLTYRRVDIHHCPRNLVLAGFFSGLMGTTTSVGGPPIALVYQNSNLNTLRAELGLFFLIGTLVSLAMLLVSGNINYAQLQLTLPLIPALFVGFASSFYLDKYLGQRYLKPLIATLSLTSCGIILLKAFLY